TTATACCATATAATAATCCTATTATTACTAACCCAGCAAACATATTACCAAATAAACGCATTGATATATTTATTGGCTTTGCTAATTCTCCTATTAAATTTATAGGAAACATAAATATAAATGGTTTACAAAGACTTCTTAAAACTCCTAATACACCTTCTCTTTTTATACCACAACCAACAAAAACCACTGTTACTACTAATGCTAATCCTAGTGTAGTATTTATATCTGCCGTTGCTGGTCTGAAAAATGGCACTACCGAAATATGACCATTATGCCTTTCTATCATCATAACAAATGGAAATAAAAATACACTTAAATTAGCGAATAATATAAAAGAAAATAATGCTGAAAACATTGGCATAAAAGTTCTTTTATAATTTCTATAATTAGCCAAAAATTGAGTTTCTATAAACCTGTAATATTCTTCTAATATTAACTGAATTGTACTTGGATTATGTATACTTAATTTTTTAGTTCCAAAATATAGTATTGCTGTTATTAATACCATTAATACCCATGTATTAACTACTGTTTGGTTTATATAAATATTAAAATTAGCCACATGTAATGTATAAAAAATCTTTGGTCCTTCTATAATACTTTCAGGCTTTAAAAATTGTATAGGAAATATAGTTGTGATTATACCTAAAATAAAATTAATTATTAATGTTATTCCAAATATAATTCCTATTTTTTTCAACATAAAGTCTTACACCTCACTTCCTTAGTA
This genomic interval from Oceanivirga salmonicida contains the following:
- a CDS encoding F0F1 ATP synthase subunit A, giving the protein MLKKIGIIFGITLIINFILGIITTIFPIQFLKPESIIEGPKIFYTLHVANFNIYINQTVVNTWVLMVLITAILYFGTKKLSIHNPSTIQLILEEYYRFIETQFLANYRNYKRTFMPMFSALFSFILFANLSVFLFPFVMMIERHNGHISVVPFFRPATADINTTLGLALVVTVVFVGCGIKREGVLGVLRSLCKPFIFMFPINLIGELAKPINISMRLFGNMFAGLVIIGLLYGISFNNVLSSWTNNLLKGSFSFAVGWPAILQLYLDLFIGTLQAFVFTILSSVYVEQALIGDEEE